A single genomic interval of Aureliella helgolandensis harbors:
- a CDS encoding GNAT family N-acetyltransferase, with product MNADRNANGVTYRLEPDLTVEEFVSVLGRSTLGQRRPVDNLDTIAGMLRGASVILTARVASQLVGVSRAISDFAYCTYLSDLAVDVQYQRQGIGRELMQRTHAAAGLNTTLILLSAPNARSYYPHVGLIQHDSCWTIPPQTAITSSDPNRATDG from the coding sequence ATGAACGCAGACCGCAACGCTAACGGCGTGACCTATCGCCTAGAGCCAGATTTGACGGTAGAGGAGTTCGTTTCGGTACTCGGCCGCTCGACTCTCGGGCAGCGTCGGCCGGTGGACAACTTGGACACGATCGCTGGCATGCTGCGCGGGGCTTCTGTGATTCTAACCGCCCGGGTCGCCAGTCAATTGGTGGGCGTTTCGCGTGCCATCAGCGACTTTGCTTACTGCACGTACTTGTCGGACTTAGCGGTCGACGTGCAATACCAGCGGCAGGGAATTGGCCGTGAGCTTATGCAGCGGACCCATGCGGCAGCCGGCCTCAACACCACTCTCATCTTGCTGTCAGCCCCCAACGCGCGCAGCTACTATCCGCATGTCGGTCTCATCCAGCACGACTCTTGCTGGACCATTCCTCCGCAGACCGCCATCACCTCTAGCGATCCCAACCGAGCGACAGACGGTTAA
- a CDS encoding YbaY family lipoprotein, producing MLTQSAVAQAPPGFGATGDRARLASPNTTATGSIGWPGSEWLGTNTGAQRDWTLGIRGTNTETGVLVTDVTPNSAAARAQIESNDIIITVGGYQVGLSQGRLYDLSEEINRRADAAGQVQVIVQDHRTGRLASVPVQLASNQNFLRGSVVAPTGLSLPRDAMVTVAIENVSRPHYLLNQSNNTFPLNNFGETNFQVSYDPNYIYPQDVYQVRAYVTSAGRTILDSRQPQLVLTQGNPSQVRLNLQRLEQLVSNTSPTSAVTAGYPNYNDITDQLVAMYRRYLGRSPTALELAALRATPGISERLSSMPLELMAAQEYFDLAGNNSSEWLARVFKEIVGYPPSAQEIQRWLQRYNELGSSRITLLRQLDIAAASSRR from the coding sequence ATGTTAACCCAAAGTGCCGTTGCTCAGGCACCACCGGGCTTTGGAGCTACCGGTGATCGAGCTCGGCTTGCCAGCCCCAACACCACCGCGACAGGTTCCATCGGCTGGCCCGGCTCAGAATGGCTCGGCACTAACACCGGTGCACAACGCGACTGGACGCTAGGGATTCGTGGCACCAACACAGAGACGGGAGTCTTAGTAACGGACGTAACTCCTAACTCCGCCGCCGCCCGCGCTCAAATTGAATCGAATGACATCATCATTACCGTCGGTGGCTACCAAGTCGGCTTGAGCCAGGGGCGGTTGTACGATTTATCCGAAGAGATCAATCGGCGGGCTGATGCGGCGGGGCAGGTCCAGGTCATCGTGCAAGACCATCGCACCGGTCGCCTAGCTTCAGTTCCGGTTCAACTTGCGAGCAACCAAAATTTTCTCCGAGGCTCCGTGGTCGCTCCCACAGGCCTCAGCCTTCCTCGCGATGCGATGGTTACCGTCGCGATTGAAAACGTTTCTCGACCACACTACCTGTTGAACCAGAGCAACAACACCTTTCCTCTGAACAACTTCGGTGAAACGAATTTCCAAGTCAGCTATGATCCGAACTACATCTATCCACAAGATGTCTACCAGGTACGTGCTTACGTCACTTCAGCCGGAAGAACGATCTTGGATTCTCGCCAACCACAATTGGTACTGACTCAGGGCAACCCTTCGCAAGTTCGCTTGAATCTGCAGCGGTTGGAGCAACTGGTCAGCAATACCTCTCCAACTTCCGCCGTAACGGCTGGTTACCCCAACTACAATGACATCACCGATCAGCTGGTCGCAATGTACCGTCGTTATCTCGGACGCTCACCAACGGCACTTGAATTGGCCGCCCTCCGCGCTACCCCAGGTATATCGGAACGCTTGAGTTCGATGCCTCTAGAACTGATGGCAGCGCAAGAGTATTTCGACTTAGCAGGCAACAACAGCTCGGAATGGCTCGCGCGCGTGTTCAAAGAAATCGTGGGCTATCCCCCTTCCGCTCAAGAGATCCAGCGTTGGTTGCAGAGATACAACGAGCTCGGCAGTTCGCGAATCACCCTCCTACGACAACTCGATATTGCAGCCGCAAGTAGCCGCCGATGA
- a CDS encoding PstS family phosphate ABC transporter substrate-binding protein, with product MNSRRLVRIAAVSAVLTFVFAAVQSGHRTLAQAPLQPTPPADDPSSILQAIDPYQPLSTVEGEIRIFSSGSMDALAHGWADGFGRFQPQSKVQVYGAGADEATKQLIEDPMGIALFSRPVRESELAELKKHGLKNPVAIHVAREALAVFVNKDNPVHNISGEQLRAVFTTEQAQPEPTWQLFGATGEWATAPIKIVSRSENSGTQSYLREFVFNSTDLRPGISSHVSNRQVLEEVGKIPTAIAICGMRCEGDNVRMLQLMAGDTAVPSNDTAVLSGRYPLTRPLSLVIDLGQTGPRAQASQELVRYALRRSGQAQSIVVGFFPVDLPLLRAGIQQLDQAQP from the coding sequence ATGAATAGCCGACGTCTCGTTAGAATTGCTGCCGTGAGTGCAGTTCTTACCTTTGTTTTTGCAGCCGTGCAAAGTGGGCATCGCACACTGGCTCAGGCACCTCTCCAGCCGACCCCACCAGCCGACGATCCAAGCTCGATCTTGCAAGCCATCGATCCCTACCAACCGTTGAGTACGGTCGAGGGGGAGATTCGCATTTTTAGCTCGGGCAGTATGGATGCACTGGCTCACGGCTGGGCTGACGGCTTCGGTCGCTTTCAACCGCAGTCGAAAGTCCAGGTTTACGGTGCGGGCGCGGATGAAGCCACCAAGCAGTTGATCGAAGACCCCATGGGCATCGCCCTATTCTCTCGGCCAGTCCGAGAGAGTGAGCTGGCAGAACTGAAAAAACACGGTTTGAAGAACCCTGTTGCCATCCACGTTGCCCGCGAAGCTCTGGCGGTTTTCGTCAATAAAGACAACCCAGTGCATAACATCTCTGGTGAGCAACTGCGAGCGGTATTCACGACTGAGCAAGCCCAGCCAGAACCGACTTGGCAGTTGTTTGGAGCGACCGGGGAATGGGCTACCGCACCGATCAAAATTGTGTCTCGCTCGGAAAATAGCGGAACTCAATCCTACCTGCGAGAGTTCGTCTTCAACTCCACGGATTTGCGACCGGGAATCTCGTCCCATGTCTCCAACCGTCAAGTCCTGGAAGAGGTGGGCAAAATCCCCACAGCGATAGCCATCTGTGGGATGCGTTGCGAAGGCGACAATGTTCGCATGCTACAACTCATGGCCGGTGACACTGCAGTGCCCAGTAATGACACGGCGGTCCTTTCCGGGCGGTACCCATTAACGCGTCCACTCTCCTTGGTCATCGATCTTGGACAGACGGGCCCGCGAGCCCAAGCCAGCCAAGAATTAGTGCGTTACGCTTTGCGTCGATCGGGGCAAGCCCAATCGATCGTTGTCGGCTTTTTCCCTGTGGACTTGCCGCTTCTGCGAGCTGGAATCCAACAACTCGATCAAGCGCAGCCTTGA
- a CDS encoding Gfo/Idh/MocA family protein, translated as MKLKLGLIGLPTDWQKHYLPALRVLQDRFEVVGVYSSVSTLADKVAREFSAERFDGFRQMVKQDNIDAVMLLASDWYGLVPIEAACDFGKAVYCGSEIDFAPHQASRLSKSVEQSGIAFMAEFPRRYAPASLRLKELIATRLGKPQILFCHRRLTNPPGETARNAKSLDARADRELMELIDWCSFIVGRSPNSIQCVSHQTPRGPHLAPADNKSATRSQFAGSDYQALSLDFSEEGEPAGSTVAQLSCGSYIRSSWHEAATFRPPAAVQVCCENGLAFVDLPNSLTWFDDAGRHQEALDSEMAVGQQLLIQFYRAVTSLVRKMGDLEDVNRCLTALLGAQQSSRERRLIPLNTGTPPQ; from the coding sequence ATGAAACTCAAGCTTGGCCTTATAGGGCTGCCCACCGACTGGCAAAAACATTACCTACCTGCGCTGCGCGTGCTGCAAGACCGTTTTGAAGTCGTTGGTGTCTACAGTTCCGTCTCGACTTTAGCCGACAAGGTGGCGCGTGAGTTCTCTGCGGAGCGATTCGATGGCTTCCGACAGATGGTCAAACAAGACAACATCGATGCCGTCATGCTGCTCGCAAGTGATTGGTATGGTTTGGTTCCCATCGAAGCGGCCTGTGATTTCGGCAAGGCAGTTTACTGCGGCAGCGAAATCGACTTTGCCCCCCATCAAGCATCCCGGCTATCCAAGTCGGTGGAGCAGTCAGGGATCGCATTTATGGCGGAATTCCCACGGCGTTATGCCCCTGCGTCTCTCCGGCTGAAAGAGCTGATTGCAACGCGTCTTGGAAAACCCCAGATCCTGTTTTGCCATCGCCGACTTACCAATCCACCCGGTGAAACGGCCCGAAATGCCAAGAGTTTGGATGCGCGAGCCGACCGAGAGTTGATGGAGTTGATTGACTGGTGCTCGTTTATCGTAGGCCGTAGCCCCAATTCCATTCAGTGTGTGTCGCACCAAACGCCTCGCGGACCGCACCTCGCCCCTGCAGACAATAAATCGGCAACGCGCTCTCAATTCGCTGGCTCGGACTACCAGGCACTCAGCCTCGATTTTTCGGAGGAGGGGGAGCCTGCCGGTTCAACCGTCGCGCAATTGAGCTGCGGATCGTATATCCGATCGTCGTGGCACGAAGCGGCAACGTTTCGTCCACCAGCCGCTGTCCAGGTCTGCTGCGAAAACGGCCTAGCCTTCGTAGATCTCCCCAATAGCCTAACTTGGTTTGATGACGCAGGTCGCCATCAAGAAGCCCTTGATTCCGAAATGGCGGTCGGCCAACAATTGTTGATCCAATTCTATCGAGCGGTCACCAGCCTGGTTCGCAAAATGGGGGACCTCGAAGACGTCAACCGCTGCCTCACTGCCCTACTCGGTGCGCAGCAGAGTTCCAGAGAACGGCGGCTGATTCCACTGAACACAGGCACCCCCCCACAGTAA
- a CDS encoding thioredoxin family protein — protein sequence MVHLALAFLFAVTGNSNAPLTYEEAFAKADKEKKPLLILVGARWCASCQVMKRDTIEPMKESGELKDVVVTLIDKDERPELAQQLMKGETLPQVILFSRSGDGWKRLSLTGMQSKPRMVELLGRARVIPTRTLR from the coding sequence ATGGTTCACTTGGCATTGGCATTTCTTTTCGCCGTAACCGGAAATAGTAACGCGCCGCTGACTTACGAGGAAGCGTTTGCAAAAGCTGACAAGGAAAAGAAGCCGCTGTTGATCTTGGTCGGGGCGCGATGGTGTGCGTCTTGCCAAGTCATGAAGCGTGATACGATCGAACCGATGAAGGAGTCTGGTGAGCTGAAGGACGTGGTCGTCACGTTAATCGACAAGGATGAGCGGCCAGAGCTCGCCCAGCAGCTAATGAAGGGGGAAACGCTCCCTCAAGTTATCCTGTTCTCTCGCTCCGGCGACGGTTGGAAGCGTCTCAGCTTGACCGGCATGCAGAGCAAGCCACGCATGGTGGAATTGCTCGGACGAGCGCGTGTGATCCCAACTCGCACGCTTCGCTGA
- a CDS encoding UDP-N-acetylmuramate dehydrogenase — protein MVFSQRFQHLVRVNEPLAPLTWLQIGGEAKYFAEPHTLEEAQGLVAEANQKSIPVRLLGDGSNIIVRSAGFEGLVLNLSNAALATIETTASGLLAGGGAKLSHVISKSVGAGLAGLEYLAGIPGTIGGAVVGNAAVKNGDVGSRVHRVKAINSAGELVELQRDALQFGFRRSNLDDLIVVEVELTLEPTPADTLVRRMQAAWIVKRAAQPASGTRTLQAFIEPDGGSIGEALEAADLKGYSSGEVSLSSQFPGFLLVGGDATSEQVIELIQKVQRSVEASTGVQLQSQVRIW, from the coding sequence ATGGTATTCTCTCAACGCTTTCAGCATCTTGTACGTGTTAATGAGCCTTTAGCACCGCTGACCTGGTTGCAAATTGGAGGTGAGGCAAAGTACTTTGCCGAGCCGCATACGTTGGAGGAAGCCCAGGGCTTGGTCGCAGAGGCGAATCAGAAGTCGATTCCCGTTCGGCTGTTAGGGGACGGATCCAATATTATCGTTCGCTCTGCGGGGTTCGAGGGACTTGTTCTCAATCTCTCGAATGCGGCGCTGGCGACAATCGAGACCACCGCCTCTGGATTGCTCGCTGGTGGCGGGGCTAAATTAAGCCACGTGATCTCCAAATCGGTGGGTGCGGGATTGGCCGGCTTGGAGTACTTGGCCGGAATTCCTGGAACGATCGGCGGTGCCGTGGTCGGAAATGCTGCCGTGAAGAATGGAGATGTGGGGAGTCGCGTACATCGAGTGAAGGCCATCAATTCGGCCGGAGAGCTCGTCGAATTGCAGCGAGATGCCCTGCAATTTGGATTTCGCCGCAGCAATCTGGATGACCTAATCGTCGTCGAAGTAGAGCTCACCTTGGAGCCCACCCCGGCCGACACGCTAGTGCGGCGGATGCAGGCGGCTTGGATCGTAAAGCGAGCCGCCCAGCCCGCTTCCGGAACGCGGACTTTGCAAGCGTTCATAGAGCCCGATGGGGGGAGTATCGGCGAAGCCCTAGAGGCCGCTGATTTGAAAGGCTACTCTAGCGGCGAGGTCTCGTTGAGTTCTCAATTTCCTGGATTTTTACTGGTTGGCGGTGATGCGACCAGCGAGCAGGTTATTGAGCTGATTCAGAAAGTCCAGCGTTCTGTCGAAGCCAGCACGGGAGTCCAGTTGCAGTCGCAAGTCCGAATTTGGTAA
- a CDS encoding bifunctional 5,10-methylenetetrahydrofolate dehydrogenase/5,10-methenyltetrahydrofolate cyclohydrolase, whose product MTATVLDGKSTASDLRETIAEEVHQWLEQGHARPTLAAVLVGDDPASQVYVRNKERACEKAGMHSRLIRKPADTTTAQLLELLQELNGDPAVHGILVQLPLPASINTQQVLDAVSPLKDVDAFAPENVGLLVQGRPRYLPCTPHGVIQLLVKYGLEFAGKHVVIVGRSDIVGKPLANMMVQRDLGFGPQFANATVTLCHSQSENLAAITRTADVLVAAVGRPCLITADMVKLGSIVIDVGINRVNDKLVGDVDYTPVSELAAAITPVPGGIGPLTIAMLLRNTLTACQLQAQGQQAKQQG is encoded by the coding sequence ATGACTGCAACCGTGTTGGATGGAAAATCTACAGCCTCCGATTTGCGTGAGACCATTGCTGAAGAAGTCCACCAATGGCTCGAGCAAGGCCATGCTAGACCAACATTGGCGGCCGTTCTGGTGGGTGACGATCCCGCCAGCCAAGTCTACGTTCGAAATAAAGAGCGGGCCTGCGAAAAGGCCGGTATGCACAGTCGACTGATTCGCAAGCCGGCCGATACCACCACCGCGCAACTCTTGGAATTACTCCAGGAACTCAACGGTGATCCTGCTGTGCACGGAATTCTCGTTCAGCTACCGCTGCCGGCCAGCATCAATACGCAACAGGTTCTCGATGCTGTCAGCCCGCTCAAAGACGTCGACGCCTTTGCACCCGAAAACGTGGGGCTCCTGGTCCAGGGACGCCCTCGCTACCTCCCCTGTACCCCGCATGGTGTCATTCAACTGCTGGTAAAATACGGACTCGAGTTCGCGGGGAAGCATGTCGTCATCGTGGGACGCAGCGATATTGTCGGTAAGCCACTGGCCAATATGATGGTGCAGCGCGATCTGGGTTTTGGTCCCCAATTCGCCAATGCGACCGTCACCCTCTGCCATTCGCAGAGCGAGAATCTGGCCGCGATCACTCGAACTGCCGACGTGCTGGTGGCCGCCGTCGGTCGCCCCTGCCTGATCACAGCAGATATGGTCAAACTGGGATCGATCGTCATCGATGTAGGAATCAACCGTGTGAATGACAAACTCGTCGGCGACGTCGACTACACACCAGTAAGCGAGCTCGCCGCTGCCATCACACCCGTTCCAGGTGGCATTGGACCGCTCACCATCGCAATGCTCCTCAGGAACACCCTTACCGCTTGCCAATTGCAAGCCCAGGGGCAGCAAGCCAAGCAACAGGGCTAG